The Engystomops pustulosus chromosome 1, aEngPut4.maternal, whole genome shotgun sequence genome has a window encoding:
- the RPP25L gene encoding ribonuclease P protein subunit p25-like protein, whose product MENYQKVRVEEKALAPAFPALPPDVIEMKVKDGSKIRNLMGFAIGRMEVAEVRQMVFSGSGRALGKTITCVEIMKRRVKDLHQITRIFYTPTEEIWEPIVPEVGLDPLTVKRNCPSICVLLSKDPLDATQAGYQAPGDYESMWIQELKTESKGPKRRKPAPGRGGKQLRGSTGRRGAPRKV is encoded by the coding sequence ATGGAGAACTACCAGAAGGTtcgggtggaggagaaggcgctgGCTCCGGCCTTCCCTGCCCTTCCCCCGGATGTTATTGAGATGAAGGTGAAGGACGGCAGTAAGATCCGGAACCTGATGGGCTTCGCTATTGGGAGGATGGAGGTGGCGGAGGTGCGGCAGATGGTGTTCAGCGGCAGCGGCCGGGCCCTCGGTAAGACCATCACCTGCGTGGAGATCATGAAGAGGAGGGTGAAGGATCTCCACCAGATCACCCGGATCTTCTACACCCCCACCGAGGAGATCTGGGAGCCCATCGTGCCCGAGGTGGGGCTGGACCCCCTCACCGTGAAGAGGAACTGCCCCTCCATCTGTGTCCTGCTCAGCAAGGACCCCCTAGATGCCACCCAGGCCGGATACCAGGCCCCGGGGGACTACGAGTCCATGTGGATCCAAGAACTGAAAACAGAATCTAAAGGTCCAAAGAGGAGGAAACCGGCGCCGGGCAGGGGGGGGAAGCAGCTGCGCGGCTCCACAGGACGCAGGGGGGCCCCCAGGaaggtgtag